Below is a window of Fuerstiella sp. DNA.
ACACGTCCGTCTTTAGTTCCAACGGGTACCAGCATCCGCTTTGTCTGCTCACGATCAGTTCCGCCATAACGAGTGACCTGCAAAACAACGTTTCCCGTTACCAGTCGACCTCCAATCTGACGGAGAACAACTTCATAGTCACCTTTGAGAGCTTTCTGACAGCGATACTGTTCTGTTTTCCGATCGTTATCGATGCCTGACTGTTTCGTGAGCAGGCCCCCATTTCCGGTGATCTGTGTTTTGCGATCGCAGGTCACGTTATCAGGTTCGACGACAGCCAGATCGATGTCGGCATTGCCGGCCCACCGTGCGGTGATGATCAGATCCCATGTCAATGATTCCGTGAGTTCATTCGCTATTCGACTGCTGAATGCCCGTTGACCTGATTTTTGTGCTGCGGCACGCAGATCCCTGATGACCAGCTCTGCTTCCTGGTGGAGTTGATCGGCATCACTGGTCCAGACGTGTCTAAGAATACCCGTTCGGGACCATAGAATATGTTTTTTGTCTCCGGAACGGTCAGCAATACTTTTTGCCATTTGCCATGTTTCAGGCTGCCACGGGTTCTGTCGTGTTGCTTCTGCACACAGTTCCATTGCCTGGTCCCAGAATTTCAGCCGCGATGACAGCGAAGCAGCAATCAGTATCTGGGTAAGATCGCCTCCCGCAAAGTCGACCTGGGACGCCAATGCTCGTTCAATGTCCTCCTGTGGCCGATCCGCAAGGCGCATTTCCAGCGGAAGGATTGAATACATCCAGGGCTGTGCCTGGTTGTTTCTAATTGCCGCCTGCATTCCTTCGACGGCAAGATCGAAGTCACCTGTATCGCTCAGACTCTCGACGATCGCTCTCATCACCAGCGAAGAAGTCTGTACGTCAGTGAGCACCTGATTCCATTTTTCGACCGGTGTTCCCTTCGCAGCCCTGACCTGCCGAATCAACTCTTTCGCGCGAAAGTCCGCCGCAGACTCCCGATTGAGGGACTTCTGCGGCGGTATTCGTTGTTGCCGAAATGCAACCGGTCTCAGAAAAGACGGAGTTGGTTTTAGCGTCGTTGTTTTTTTTTGAGACTGCTGGCAGTGATTCCGTCCGGATCGGTCTTGAGGAGCATCTCCCATTCGGGAGGCACACTAAACATGCCGCCGCCCATACCGCCGCCCATCATACCACCGCCCATGCCACCGCCCATCATGCCGCCGCCCATCGGAGGAATCGGTGGAATCACAAGATCACCGACCTGATAGACACGGGTCACCTGAGAGTTTTCTGAGTTGGCCTCTTCGACCGTGGTTATCGTCATGACATCGTCCTGAATCACATAAGTCAGTGCCGGATCATCGGTCTTTCCAAAAATCAGTTTGAGTGCAGTCCGAAGAGGAATGCCTTCCAAATTGATGTCTGAAACAGTTACGTCGTCCAGGGATGAAATGTCGACGAGTTCCAGGGATACGGTGTCTGGCCAGATTGTCATACGGAAGTCAGAACCGGAACCGCCGCCAACCGCGCCCCATGTGGTTGTATAATGGTCCGCCAGAAACTCAAGGACTTCTCCGAGCGATGTCTCACCTCGGTAGTCCAGACGGGGGATCGGTTCCTTGAGCATGCGATTAAGCCAGTTCTCCACTTTACTTTCCGAGTGCAGTGACACTGCTTCGTAACGCGGTACTCGTGTCAGGGTCAATGCACGCCAAACATCGGTGGGTGGATACTGAACCGGGGGTTCGTCCGGGAACGGAACATGTGACAATTCGACCTGGTAGAGTGTCTCCAAAAATCGGTCGGCTCGAAGTTCCCGCAGGCGACGAGCTTTATCAAGCTGGCCGGCAGCTTCTGCGACCATCAGCGCCTGAGTGGCCGGTCCGTTGCCGGGTTTTTTCTCAATTGCCACTCGAGCGGCCGCTTCTCCGTCTTCGAACGCGTCAATATCACCATGTCTTCCCCGTTCCAGTGATCCCCGAACCTGGTCGAGAATGGTCTGGAGTTCTGTTTCCAGGACAGCCTGTTGAGTGACCAGATGCTCCTGTGCTTCATTGGTTGCCTGTCGTACTGCGTTTTCCTGCTGTTTACGAGCAACCTGGTCTCTGCGGTTCTGAACACCGGCAATCGCCTTGATAACTCGGCGTTCCAGTTCGTCTCGTGATTCAGGCGCCACATCGTGGGCGGATCTGATTGTTTCCAGCAGATCTTTCAACAGGGATTCCGCATATTCCGGACGCTGTGCAGCGTATTCATTGGCGTCGCTGATCGTCGTAGCGACTGCCTGTTGCAGCTTTTGTGTGCGGACGCGAACCATGGTTTCCAATTCATTGAGTGATCGGTTCTGATCCCCGCCTGCGGTAAAGCCATCATCTGCAGAATCCTGTTTAGCAAACGGAACACTCGCCCTGAGAGAGGTCAGGATTGTGTTGACCTCTAAATTGTTGGGATCCAGCTCAGCTGCCCGACGTACAATGTTTTCCGACTGCTGTGTGCGTTTGAGCCGCTGAAGTCGTGACGCTACATCTGCAGACGTACTGATCAGCTTCTGGAAATCAGCTTCCGCCTGGTCCAGCATTTTCCTGGATGCCACAGGAGTGACAATCCCGTTTGTATTTTTCGTCAGTTCATAAAGATGGCGAATCTCAGCACCACCTGTTTTATTGACAACATTATTCCACTGCACAGTGCGTCCGTTCACGAGCACTGCTTCAACCGTAGTGACCTGACTCGATTTTCTGAGTCCGAAGGCCATGGTATGGCGATCGGACCTCAACCATAGTTTCCCGTTCACACTGACCACTGGTGAACCATCAGCGGAAAGCTTCTGAATTTGTAATCCGGGAGACCGCAGTGACGTTGCGATGCTGGCAGCAAATTCGGGCTGAGTTGAGAGGAAATTTACGATACCGCCGGTGAGGTTGGCGACGGTAGCCGGCAGGTCCGGATTTGTTTTTGGTCCCAGAATGACCGAATGTACAGTCACCTGAGCTTCCGTCAGTTGTTTGGTAAGTTCTGCGATTTCGTCTGCTTGGACGGTATGGAGGGCAGAAATCCCGTCTCCGATCCATAGTAATGAAGTTGCAGTCCCGTCGGCCTGACGAATTATGCCTTCAAGGGCAGATTTCAGATTTGTGGCTCCGAGCGGTGTTCGTAGTTCGAGTCGTCTGACTGCTTGGGCGAAGTCTGATGAAACGGGAGTTGAGAAGCCGCTGGTGAGTGACTGACAGGTCGTATCCATTGCCATCAGCTGAATCCGGTCTGTCTGCGGAAGTTGTTCCGCGACATTCCTGACCAGTGTCAGTCCTGCTTCCCGAACGTAACCTACCTGACTGGCGGACGTGTCAATCAGCAGGATATGTCGGTTAATCTGTTCTTTAGCGGGTCTGCTATCTCTTAATGCTAATACCTGCCATGAATCCTCATGGACAGAATATTGTTTCACCAGTGCCGTAGGTTCGGCATTCTCTGCCTCGGCCGGCTGGCAAAATGAAGTCAAACCTGTTGTGAGTAACAGTCCTGTCAAACAGGCCGAGAATTGCAACTGCCGCATTGAAACGTCCCCTTCACTCAGATCGAGAAAGGCAGGGATCGGTGGTACGGACCGTGGTCGGTCCGGAATCATCAAACATTCTATAGTCCTAGTCGGACACGTTAGAAAGGAATTCCCTGCAAAATCGTGCGTTCCTTGCCCGAATTAAACGACCGGCCTGCTGATGGCGTCGAAGTCCTTTCCCTCGTCAAAGTCACCCGTTTCGGTGTGTCAGCATGTTTTGCCTAAACGGAGTCTTCATCACTATTCCAAATTTCTCGCAAAACCTGCTGACAGCCGCGTGTGTTGAGACGTTGACTCTGCTTTGTGTTCCATGAGTTTGACGATTGGGTCAAGTTAACAGACCTGACGACTCGATCCCTTGTTTACGGAGAATGGAGTCTCACGGCAACAGATTCGCGGTCGCGGATCTCAAATATCGGCAGAGCTGAAGGGACTGTTGCTCCTCGGGGGGGAGAACACAGGTGGCAGGCCGACGAGCAGTGAGTCGCGGAGATGTAACGTTTCCGGACATGAAGTGGCAGTCACCCGTATTTGTCGTACTGACCGGTGTCTTGACCGGTTTTGCCGTGTTTAGTGACTATGCTTCTTTCTTTCCGGAGTCGGATCTGCCCCCCCCGGCACACGTACTTCATTTACGTAATCTGTTAGACGAATATCAGGACGACAATTCAAAACTGCGGATTTCGGTACTGCTCACTCCTGGTGATCGGCTTATCATCAGCAGTCTGGATCAGAAGACCCGGCTTCATGAGGTCGTCGTCAGTCGGCAGACACCGGAATATCAGACCCGTGACGACATCGTAGGCCCGTTTGGTTCCGGT
It encodes the following:
- a CDS encoding VWA domain-containing protein, which translates into the protein MRQLQFSACLTGLLLTTGLTSFCQPAEAENAEPTALVKQYSVHEDSWQVLALRDSRPAKEQINRHILLIDTSASQVGYVREAGLTLVRNVAEQLPQTDRIQLMAMDTTCQSLTSGFSTPVSSDFAQAVRRLELRTPLGATNLKSALEGIIRQADGTATSLLWIGDGISALHTVQADEIAELTKQLTEAQVTVHSVILGPKTNPDLPATVANLTGGIVNFLSTQPEFAASIATSLRSPGLQIQKLSADGSPVVSVNGKLWLRSDRHTMAFGLRKSSQVTTVEAVLVNGRTVQWNNVVNKTGGAEIRHLYELTKNTNGIVTPVASRKMLDQAEADFQKLISTSADVASRLQRLKRTQQSENIVRRAAELDPNNLEVNTILTSLRASVPFAKQDSADDGFTAGGDQNRSLNELETMVRVRTQKLQQAVATTISDANEYAAQRPEYAESLLKDLLETIRSAHDVAPESRDELERRVIKAIAGVQNRRDQVARKQQENAVRQATNEAQEHLVTQQAVLETELQTILDQVRGSLERGRHGDIDAFEDGEAAARVAIEKKPGNGPATQALMVAEAAGQLDKARRLRELRADRFLETLYQVELSHVPFPDEPPVQYPPTDVWRALTLTRVPRYEAVSLHSESKVENWLNRMLKEPIPRLDYRGETSLGEVLEFLADHYTTTWGAVGGGSGSDFRMTIWPDTVSLELVDISSLDDVTVSDINLEGIPLRTALKLIFGKTDDPALTYVIQDDVMTITTVEEANSENSQVTRVYQVGDLVIPPIPPMGGGMMGGGMGGGMMGGGMGGGMFSVPPEWEMLLKTDPDGITASSLKKKQRR